A region of Thermovibrio ammonificans HB-1 DNA encodes the following proteins:
- the lpxC gene encoding UDP-3-O-acyl-N-acetylglucosamine deacetylase — MQVYQRTLEREVAFSGIGLHTGKKVNVRLVPAPPDTGIVFVRVDLPGSPSVKAAPEALSRLFYATNLSSNGVSVQTVEHLMAALSAFGIDNLFVYLDSEELPILDGSSAPYILLFEESGVKEQNRKRRYARLKRPVSVSHEDKRIEAEPADTLVIDNTISFNHTYKKVRFQRMVYTHSLESFKEIAKARTFCFYQEVEALRAAGLAKGGSLENAVVIDDYGILNEGGLRMENEFVAHKTLDLIGDLYVLGYPLLAKITAYKTGHALNAALVKRIHAEGLYELVEFEEKGGQLRQIPVLGNEQALPDY; from the coding sequence ATGCAGGTATACCAGAGGACTCTGGAGAGGGAAGTCGCTTTCAGCGGTATCGGGCTTCACACTGGGAAAAAGGTGAACGTTAGGCTTGTTCCTGCACCTCCCGATACCGGCATTGTTTTTGTTAGGGTCGACCTTCCCGGCTCTCCGTCGGTGAAGGCAGCTCCCGAGGCCTTGAGCCGCCTTTTTTACGCCACCAACCTCTCCAGCAACGGCGTTAGCGTTCAAACCGTTGAGCACCTTATGGCTGCACTTTCCGCCTTCGGTATAGATAACCTCTTTGTCTACCTCGACTCTGAGGAGCTTCCCATCCTCGACGGCAGCTCTGCCCCCTACATCCTCCTCTTTGAGGAGAGCGGAGTTAAGGAGCAGAACCGTAAGCGCCGTTACGCCAGGCTTAAAAGGCCCGTTTCCGTTTCCCACGAAGACAAGAGAATAGAGGCCGAGCCGGCCGATACCCTGGTAATAGACAACACCATTTCCTTTAACCACACCTACAAGAAGGTTCGCTTCCAACGTATGGTTTACACCCACTCCCTTGAGAGCTTCAAGGAGATTGCCAAGGCCCGGACTTTCTGCTTCTACCAGGAGGTAGAGGCCCTGAGGGCCGCCGGCCTTGCAAAGGGGGGAAGCCTTGAGAACGCCGTGGTTATAGACGATTACGGCATTCTCAACGAGGGCGGCCTCAGGATGGAGAACGAGTTCGTAGCCCACAAGACCCTCGACCTTATAGGAGACCTTTACGTTCTCGGTTACCCGCTCCTTGCGAAAATTACCGCCTACAAAACCGGTCACGCTCTGAACGCCGCTCTCGTTAAGAGGATTCACGCCGAAGGCCTCTACGAGCTTGTTGAGTTTGAAGAGAAGGGCGGCCAGCTGAGACAGATTCCGGTCCTCGGTAATGAACAGGCTCTCCCGGATTATTAA